The Halogranum gelatinilyticum genome window below encodes:
- a CDS encoding aldehyde dehydrogenase family protein — protein IDRAEYLWDIYHELRERTEELAEVVTKECGKEISEGRADVIEAYHMVEWAAGDARHPKGDVIPSEIPAKDAYMRRKPRGVVGCITPWNFPVAIPFWHMAVALVEGNTVVWKPAEQTPWCGQIIAEMFEDAGIPDGVFNMVQGFGDAGASIVEDERVDTVLFTGSAEVGHEVAEKVAQQPGKLAACEMGGKNNVVITEEADLDIAVHSALMCSFKTTGQRCVSSERIVVHEDVYDEFKDRYVELAKNVSVGDPLDEDTFMGPLIEAGHKEKVTKYAELAKKEGVNVLVDRTELDEDEIPDGHEDGHWVGPFVYEADAWEDLRCTHEEVFGPHVALLKYSGDIEEAVAIQNDTDYGLAGAIISENYRQINYFRDNAEVGLAYGNLPCIGAEVHLPFGGVKKSGNGYPSAREIIEAVTERTAWTLNNSKDIQMAQGLSADIKTKDD, from the coding sequence ATCGACCGCGCGGAATATCTCTGGGACATCTACCACGAGCTCCGCGAGCGGACCGAAGAACTCGCAGAAGTCGTGACCAAAGAGTGCGGCAAGGAAATCTCGGAAGGTCGCGCGGACGTCATCGAAGCGTACCACATGGTCGAGTGGGCCGCTGGCGACGCTCGCCACCCCAAAGGCGACGTTATCCCGAGCGAGATTCCCGCCAAGGACGCCTATATGCGCCGCAAACCTCGCGGCGTCGTCGGCTGTATCACCCCGTGGAACTTCCCGGTCGCCATCCCCTTCTGGCACATGGCCGTCGCCCTGGTCGAGGGTAACACCGTCGTCTGGAAGCCCGCCGAACAGACGCCGTGGTGCGGCCAGATCATCGCCGAGATGTTCGAGGATGCCGGTATTCCCGACGGCGTGTTCAACATGGTCCAGGGCTTCGGCGACGCCGGCGCCTCCATCGTGGAGGACGAACGCGTCGACACCGTCCTGTTCACTGGTTCGGCCGAGGTGGGCCACGAGGTCGCCGAGAAAGTCGCCCAGCAGCCCGGCAAACTCGCCGCGTGTGAGATGGGTGGCAAGAACAACGTCGTCATCACCGAAGAGGCGGATCTGGACATCGCCGTTCACTCGGCGCTGATGTGTTCGTTCAAGACGACCGGCCAGCGCTGTGTCTCTTCGGAGCGCATCGTCGTCCACGAAGACGTCTACGACGAGTTCAAAGACCGCTACGTCGAGTTGGCGAAGAACGTCTCCGTCGGCGACCCGCTGGACGAAGACACCTTCATGGGCCCGCTCATCGAGGCCGGTCACAAGGAGAAGGTCACGAAGTACGCTGAGCTGGCGAAGAAAGAGGGCGTGAACGTCCTCGTCGACCGAACGGAGTTGGACGAGGACGAGATTCCGGACGGTCACGAAGACGGCCACTGGGTCGGACCCTTTGTGTATGAAGCCGACGCGTGGGAAGACCTCCGCTGCACGCACGAGGAAGTCTTCGGCCCCCACGTCGCCCTGCTGAAGTACTCCGGCGACATCGAAGAAGCGGTCGCCATCCAGAACGACACTGACTACGGACTCGCGGGTGCGATTATTTCGGAGAACTACCGCCAGATCAACTACTTCCGCGACAATGCGGAGGTGGGACTGGCCTACGGCAACCTCCCGTGCATCGGTGCCGAAGTCCACCTGCCCTTCGGCGGCGTCAAGAAATCCGGTAACGGCTACCCCTCGGCGCGCGAAATCATCGAAGCCGTCACCGAGCGCACCGCCTGGACGCTCAACAACTCCAAAGACATCCAGATGGCACAGGGTCTTTCCGCCGACATCAAGACCAAAGACGACTGA